A genomic segment from Marinobacter subterrani encodes:
- a CDS encoding putative 4-mercaptohistidine N1-methyltransferase: protein MQQSAFYEDDTTLAQYLEFHFGERWHGEANFPKALADAAMDAMDGRPLNRALDLGCACGRSSFELARKFRQVEGIDFSNAFVAKCQEMAREKKVRYARPEEGDLVSYQERTLASLGLAEFADRVAFHQGDACDLKPEFTSYDLVLAGNLIDRLYQPSLFLTTVHERINELGLLVIASPYTWLEEYTPKDQWVGGFKKSGEDFSTFDGLNEMLAPHFRLLFEPWSLPFVIRETRNKFQHSFSELTVWEKVSQ, encoded by the coding sequence GTGCAGCAAAGCGCGTTTTATGAAGACGACACTACCCTGGCGCAGTACCTGGAGTTCCATTTCGGCGAGCGGTGGCATGGTGAGGCGAACTTTCCCAAGGCCCTGGCAGACGCCGCCATGGACGCCATGGACGGTCGGCCCTTGAATCGCGCCCTGGATCTGGGCTGTGCCTGCGGCCGCTCCAGCTTCGAACTTGCCCGCAAGTTCCGGCAGGTGGAGGGAATCGATTTCTCCAATGCCTTCGTGGCCAAGTGCCAGGAAATGGCCCGGGAGAAAAAGGTGCGCTATGCCCGCCCGGAAGAAGGTGACCTGGTGAGCTACCAGGAGCGAACGCTGGCCTCTCTGGGGCTGGCGGAGTTCGCGGATCGGGTGGCGTTCCACCAGGGCGATGCCTGCGACCTGAAGCCGGAATTCACCAGTTACGATCTTGTGCTGGCCGGCAACCTTATTGACCGGCTCTACCAGCCTTCGCTGTTTCTGACCACCGTGCACGAGCGGATCAACGAGCTGGGGCTGTTGGTGATTGCCTCGCCCTACACCTGGCTGGAAGAGTACACTCCGAAGGACCAGTGGGTTGGCGGATTCAAAAAAAGCGGTGAGGACTTTTCCACCTTCGACGGGCTGAACGAGATGCTTGCGCCGCATTTCCGGCTGCTCTTTGAGCCCTGGAGCCTGCCGTTTGTTATCCGCGAGACCCGGAACAAGTTCCAGCACAGCTTCTCCGAGCTGACGGTCTGGGAGAAGGTGAGTCAGTGA
- a CDS encoding ParA family protein, with protein MRTIAFYSLKGGVGKTAAAVNIAYLASQAGYSTLLWDLDPQGASSWYLAGAGEVKGHKLSHLLKGKTPIAEFIHESGYANLDFIPSHTSFRNLDVKLDQEDEGNLIKQWLAPLSEETSLVILDCPPSLSRLSEQVIKAADQVFVPVIPTWLSLNSWKQLQAFARDKKLKPSKLHPFYSMADRRKGLHRELINNQDEILPKGLKTIIPNASVVEKMGEEGIPVEILAPGSVAADAYRRLWKEIRRLL; from the coding sequence ATGAGGACCATTGCGTTTTACAGTCTCAAGGGGGGTGTCGGCAAAACCGCGGCGGCGGTCAATATTGCCTATCTTGCCAGCCAGGCCGGCTACTCCACCCTGCTTTGGGATCTGGACCCGCAGGGGGCATCCAGCTGGTATCTGGCGGGTGCCGGCGAGGTCAAGGGCCACAAGCTTTCCCACTTGCTCAAGGGCAAGACCCCCATCGCCGAGTTCATCCACGAAAGCGGCTACGCCAATCTGGATTTCATTCCCTCCCATACCAGTTTCCGGAATCTTGACGTAAAGCTGGACCAGGAGGACGAAGGCAACCTGATCAAGCAATGGCTGGCGCCGCTCTCGGAGGAAACCAGCCTGGTGATTCTCGATTGCCCGCCTTCATTGTCCAGATTGTCCGAACAGGTTATCAAAGCGGCGGACCAGGTGTTTGTGCCGGTGATCCCCACCTGGTTATCCCTGAACAGCTGGAAACAGTTGCAGGCGTTTGCCAGGGACAAAAAGCTGAAGCCCTCCAAGCTGCACCCGTTCTATTCCATGGCAGACCGCCGCAAGGGCCTGCATCGGGAGCTGATCAATAACCAGGATGAGATCCTGCCCAAGGGTCTGAAAACCATCATTCCCAACGCCAGTGTGGTGGAGAAGATGGGCGAGGAAGGCATCCCGGTGGAGATACTGGCGCCCGGCTCGGTGGCGGCAGACGCCTATCGCCGGTTGTGGAAGGAGATCCGGCGCCTGCTGTGA
- the nfsA gene encoding oxygen-insensitive NADPH nitroreductase: MNPTIELLKSHRSIRKFTDRKIPRELLEELISAGQCAATSNHVQAYSVIHVVNPENRRKIAELAGGQAHVAEASDFLVFCADVKRSTEAAERAGAEVVRGMTEQLVVASVDAALMAQNVAIAAESEGLGLCYVGGIRNNPAEVAEILKLPPHVYPVFGMSLGYPDQSPEVKPRLPLKSILKEDFYDDRQDEEQVAAFDDTMHRYYLERTGGNKESSWSKELAPLFTTKLRPHMREFLNKRGFEMK; the protein is encoded by the coding sequence ATGAATCCAACTATCGAACTTCTGAAATCCCACCGTTCCATCCGCAAATTCACCGACCGGAAAATTCCCCGGGAGCTGCTGGAAGAGCTGATCAGTGCCGGGCAGTGCGCGGCCACGTCTAACCATGTGCAGGCCTACTCGGTGATTCACGTGGTCAATCCGGAGAACCGTCGGAAAATTGCGGAACTGGCTGGCGGCCAGGCCCATGTCGCCGAAGCGTCCGATTTTCTGGTGTTCTGCGCCGACGTGAAGCGCTCCACCGAAGCCGCCGAGCGAGCCGGCGCCGAAGTGGTGCGAGGCATGACCGAGCAGCTGGTTGTCGCCAGTGTCGATGCCGCACTGATGGCCCAGAACGTGGCCATTGCGGCGGAATCCGAAGGGCTTGGGCTGTGTTACGTGGGAGGCATCCGCAACAACCCTGCGGAGGTGGCGGAGATTCTGAAGCTGCCACCCCATGTCTACCCGGTATTTGGCATGAGCCTGGGATACCCCGATCAGAGTCCGGAGGTAAAACCCCGGCTGCCACTGAAAAGCATCCTCAAGGAGGATTTTTACGACGATCGGCAGGATGAAGAACAGGTAGCGGCGTTTGACGACACCATGCACCGGTACTATCTGGAGCGCACGGGTGGCAACAAGGAATCCAGTTGGTCAAAAGAGCTGGCGCCGCTGTTCACCACCAAACTGCGGCCGCACATGCGCGAGTTCCTCAACAAGCGCGGTTTCGAGATGAAATAA
- a CDS encoding sulfurtransferase TusA family protein, producing the protein MTDQSEASQEVHQIDAVGLVCPLPILRFKKRIQGLPSGTQVEFLADDPTGRRDLQALCEITGHRIEWIREEGAGVIRYRICLA; encoded by the coding sequence TTGACTGATCAGTCAGAGGCATCCCAGGAGGTACACCAGATCGACGCCGTCGGTCTGGTGTGCCCTCTTCCCATCTTACGATTCAAGAAACGGATTCAGGGGTTGCCGAGCGGGACGCAGGTGGAGTTCCTCGCCGACGACCCCACCGGCCGCCGGGATCTTCAGGCGCTTTGCGAGATTACCGGCCACCGGATTGAATGGATTCGGGAAGAGGGCGCGGGTGTCATACGGTATCGTATTTGCCTGGCCTAG
- a CDS encoding GGDEF domain-containing protein, producing the protein MDLNMHLPTLLVTSVMINLLIAGMLWAIYHLRHRERCFKLWALACLTFVLGTGFAVARELLAAPVLTIFVAHLILGISPLLLLAGIHALMNLPLAGNRRSAQLLYTAGVLYLLGLAVGAGLDPAFARFLTALFSALVFSLAIYRLGSIERKPRLPIVILQGLFAVHGTLMMAQVLVVIASAAGQLQPDIGPLLKLILINHLLLVSATAMALPLLAFSRAERALVALAERDELTQLFNRRAFYREGRQAFVQARENRKPITVLMIDLDHFKQINDRWGHAVGDRVLRVVAGLMASELREDDIIGRVGGEEFAAVLRNDTGEGIGQVTERLLSRIVEAGRVIEEAPVHLSASIGGVTLVREYAGFEDMMAAADAALYRAKRNGRNRAEFIPASVTAE; encoded by the coding sequence ATGGACCTGAACATGCACCTGCCAACGTTGCTGGTCACTTCGGTCATGATTAACCTCCTGATCGCGGGCATGCTTTGGGCGATTTACCATCTGCGGCATCGGGAGCGCTGTTTCAAACTCTGGGCCCTGGCCTGTCTCACATTCGTGCTGGGTACGGGGTTTGCTGTCGCCCGGGAGCTGTTAGCGGCCCCTGTGCTCACAATCTTTGTTGCGCACCTTATTCTGGGCATCTCGCCCCTGCTGCTCCTTGCCGGCATTCATGCGCTAATGAACCTTCCCCTGGCCGGTAATCGCCGTTCGGCACAGTTGTTATACACCGCTGGCGTTCTCTACTTGCTGGGGCTGGCCGTGGGTGCAGGCCTGGATCCCGCCTTTGCCCGATTCCTGACGGCGCTTTTCTCGGCGCTGGTGTTCAGCCTGGCTATCTACCGGCTGGGTTCGATCGAGCGCAAGCCGAGGTTGCCGATTGTCATTCTGCAAGGGCTGTTCGCGGTTCACGGCACCCTGATGATGGCCCAGGTGCTGGTTGTTATCGCCTCTGCCGCCGGGCAGTTGCAGCCGGATATAGGCCCGTTGCTGAAGCTGATCCTGATTAATCACCTGTTGTTGGTGAGCGCCACCGCTATGGCATTGCCGTTACTTGCTTTCAGCCGTGCCGAGCGGGCCCTGGTTGCACTGGCGGAGCGGGATGAACTGACCCAGCTGTTCAATCGCAGGGCATTTTACCGGGAGGGCCGTCAGGCGTTCGTCCAGGCCCGGGAAAACCGTAAACCTATTACGGTGCTGATGATCGACCTGGATCATTTCAAACAGATCAATGATCGTTGGGGGCATGCCGTGGGCGATCGGGTACTGCGTGTCGTGGCCGGGCTAATGGCGTCGGAATTGCGGGAAGACGATATCATTGGCCGGGTTGGGGGAGAGGAGTTTGCCGCGGTGCTGCGCAACGATACCGGAGAAGGAATCGGGCAGGTTACCGAGCGTCTGCTGAGCCGGATTGTTGAGGCTGGTCGAGTGATCGAAGAGGCGCCGGTGCATCTGTCCGCCAGTATTGGTGGTGTGACCCTGGTGCGGGAGTACGCCGGCTTCGAGGATATGATGGCTGCCGCCGATGCTGCGCTATACCGGGCCAAACGCAATGGCCGGAACCGGGCTGAATTTATTCCCGCTTCAGTGACTGCAGAATAG
- the fdh3B gene encoding formate dehydrogenase FDH3 subunit beta, whose amino-acid sequence MALEGQARAKFLCDAERCIECNACVTACKNEHEVPWGINRRRVVTIEDGKPGERSISVACMHCSDAPCMAVCPVDCFYQTEDGIVLHSKDLCIGCGYCFYACPFGAPQFPQAGNFGTRGKMDKCTFCAGGPEEDNSSAEFSKYGRNRIAEGKLPICAEMCSTKALLAGDGNEVADIYRQRIVNRGFGSGAWGWGTAYGMKGE is encoded by the coding sequence ATGGCACTTGAAGGACAAGCACGCGCAAAATTCCTTTGCGACGCCGAACGCTGCATCGAATGTAATGCCTGCGTTACGGCCTGTAAGAATGAACACGAAGTCCCCTGGGGCATCAACCGTCGGCGCGTGGTAACCATCGAAGATGGCAAGCCCGGCGAGCGCTCGATCTCGGTAGCCTGCATGCACTGTTCAGACGCGCCCTGTATGGCCGTTTGCCCGGTGGATTGCTTCTACCAGACCGAAGACGGCATCGTGTTGCACTCCAAGGATCTCTGCATTGGTTGTGGCTATTGTTTCTACGCTTGCCCCTTCGGCGCACCCCAGTTTCCCCAGGCGGGCAACTTTGGTACCCGAGGCAAGATGGACAAATGCACCTTCTGTGCAGGTGGCCCTGAAGAAGACAATTCCTCAGCCGAGTTCTCCAAGTACGGGCGCAACCGTATTGCGGAGGGCAAGTTGCCGATCTGTGCGGAGATGTGCTCGACCAAAGCCCTGTTGGCCGGTGACGGCAACGAGGTGGCGGACATCTATCGCCAGCGCATTGTGAACCGCGGTTTTGGTTCCGGCGCCTGGGGATGGGGCACAGCCTACGGGATGAAAGGCGAATAA
- a CDS encoding formate dehydrogenase subunit gamma, with protein MNKKLLSAAVFLLVALMFHPAWAQEVPTVDRTATGGAQTLEDILRRQQQLEVDEKFRSENIGDPADAPPISAPLGTRGGVSDAEAWRAIRYNEIDPATQVRGPAAEVLIQDGGMPWYKLREGPIITYGGLALLGIIALLAVFYLVRGKVRIEGGPAGTTIERFKAIERFGHWLLAGSFIALGLTGLITLMGRSFLIPVLGPDAFATLAAGSKWLHNNVSWAFMLGLVMTFVMWVAHNIPNKLDWQWLKAGGGIFTKSHPSARKFNAGQKIVFWTVMILGFSVSLSGLSLLFPFHLPMFSDTFGLVNSVLGTSLPTDLAPHEEMQYANIWHSIVAFVMMLAIIAHIYIGTVGMEGAFDAMGNGNVDVEWARQHHDLWVAEVEAKQGKGESS; from the coding sequence ATGAACAAAAAATTATTGAGTGCCGCCGTCTTTTTGCTGGTGGCGCTAATGTTTCACCCTGCCTGGGCACAGGAGGTCCCGACGGTTGATCGCACCGCGACCGGAGGTGCCCAAACCCTCGAAGATATCCTGCGCCGTCAGCAACAACTGGAAGTCGACGAGAAGTTCCGGTCGGAAAACATCGGCGATCCAGCCGATGCACCGCCAATTTCGGCGCCACTGGGCACCCGGGGCGGGGTTTCCGATGCCGAAGCCTGGCGCGCCATACGGTACAACGAGATTGATCCAGCCACGCAAGTCCGGGGGCCAGCCGCAGAGGTTCTGATCCAGGACGGTGGAATGCCCTGGTACAAGCTCCGCGAGGGGCCGATTATCACCTACGGCGGTCTTGCGCTTCTGGGGATCATTGCCCTGTTGGCGGTGTTCTACCTGGTTCGTGGCAAAGTCAGGATTGAGGGCGGCCCTGCGGGCACCACGATTGAGCGCTTCAAGGCCATCGAACGCTTTGGCCACTGGCTGCTGGCCGGCTCGTTTATTGCGCTGGGGCTGACCGGGCTGATAACCCTGATGGGGCGCAGTTTCCTTATCCCGGTGCTGGGGCCCGATGCCTTCGCAACTCTGGCTGCAGGTTCCAAATGGCTGCACAACAACGTGTCCTGGGCCTTTATGCTGGGGCTGGTGATGACCTTTGTCATGTGGGTGGCCCATAACATCCCCAACAAGCTTGACTGGCAATGGCTCAAGGCGGGCGGAGGCATCTTTACCAAGAGCCATCCCTCTGCCAGGAAGTTCAACGCCGGCCAGAAGATCGTGTTCTGGACCGTGATGATTCTGGGCTTCTCCGTATCCCTGTCAGGTCTGTCGCTGCTGTTCCCATTCCACTTGCCGATGTTTTCTGACACCTTTGGGCTGGTCAACAGTGTACTGGGAACGAGCTTGCCAACCGACCTGGCACCCCATGAAGAGATGCAGTATGCCAACATCTGGCATTCGATTGTCGCCTTTGTAATGATGTTGGCCATCATAGCTCACATCTACATCGGTACTGTCGGCATGGAAGGCGCTTTCGATGCCATGGGCAATGGCAACGTTGATGTGGAGTGGGCCCGCCAGCACCACGATCTGTGGGTGGCTGAAGTCGAAGCCAAACAGGGCAAAGGAGAATCATCGTGA